A window from Pokkaliibacter sp. MBI-7 encodes these proteins:
- a CDS encoding aspartate aminotransferase family protein, translating to MNNPMSTAAHPERTREEWQHLDRQHHLHPFTDFKELAGKGSRIISRAEGAYVWDVDGHQILDGMAGLWCVNVGYGRKEIADAVYAQMLQLPYYNNFFQTAHPPAIELASQLTALAPRFKQVFFTGSGSEANDTVLRMIWRYWQLLDQPQRRVVISRKNAYHGSTLGGASLGGFGVVHEQMGHLIPDIVHINQPYWYGEGQDMSAEEFGLLRARELRDTIEEIGADKVAAFIGEPIQGAGGVIIPPATYWPEIQKICDEYGILLVTDEVICGFGRTGKWFGADYFGVKPDLMPVAKGITSGYIPLGGVMVSERVSDVLMGDAGEFYHGFTYSGHPVACAAALTNLSILHQEHLVTRIKDDIGPYLQQQLRTLQAHPLVGEVRGLGLFGAIELVADKASHRRFDSKQGVGMRCREHCFQNGLIMRAVGDTMIIAPPFIISHAQVDELVSKAWKCLDLTARSIAS from the coding sequence ATGAACAACCCGATGAGCACTGCCGCACACCCCGAGCGTACTCGTGAAGAGTGGCAACACCTCGATCGCCAGCATCACCTGCATCCCTTTACCGACTTCAAGGAGCTGGCCGGCAAAGGTTCACGCATTATCAGCCGCGCTGAAGGCGCCTATGTCTGGGATGTCGATGGCCACCAGATACTCGACGGCATGGCCGGGCTGTGGTGCGTCAATGTCGGCTATGGCCGCAAGGAAATTGCCGATGCGGTCTATGCGCAGATGCTGCAGCTGCCCTACTACAACAACTTTTTCCAGACCGCCCATCCGCCAGCCATCGAGCTGGCCAGCCAGCTGACGGCACTGGCACCGCGCTTCAAGCAGGTGTTTTTCACCGGCTCCGGCTCCGAAGCCAACGACACCGTACTGCGCATGATCTGGCGCTACTGGCAGCTGCTCGATCAGCCGCAGCGCCGGGTCGTCATCTCGCGTAAAAATGCCTATCACGGCAGCACCCTGGGTGGCGCCAGCCTCGGCGGCTTTGGCGTGGTGCATGAGCAGATGGGCCATCTGATTCCCGATATCGTCCATATCAACCAGCCTTACTGGTACGGCGAAGGTCAGGACATGTCAGCGGAAGAGTTCGGCCTGCTGCGCGCCCGCGAACTGCGCGACACCATCGAAGAGATCGGTGCCGACAAGGTGGCAGCCTTTATCGGCGAGCCGATTCAGGGCGCAGGCGGTGTGATCATCCCCCCTGCGACTTACTGGCCGGAAATCCAGAAGATCTGTGATGAATACGGCATCCTGCTGGTGACCGATGAAGTGATCTGCGGCTTTGGCCGCACCGGCAAATGGTTCGGTGCTGACTATTTCGGCGTCAAACCCGACCTGATGCCGGTCGCCAAGGGAATCACCTCGGGTTATATCCCCCTCGGTGGAGTCATGGTCAGCGAGCGGGTCAGTGACGTGCTGATGGGCGATGCCGGGGAGTTCTACCATGGTTTCACCTACTCCGGGCATCCGGTGGCCTGTGCTGCGGCACTGACCAATCTGTCTATCCTGCACCAGGAACATCTGGTGACCCGCATCAAAGACGACATCGGCCCTTATCTGCAGCAGCAGCTGCGCACGCTGCAGGCACATCCGCTGGTCGGTGAAGTACGTGGTCTGGGCCTGTTTGGCGCCATCGAACTGGTGGCCGACAAGGCCAGCCACCGCCGCTTTGACAGCAAACAGGGCGTCGGTATGCGCTGCCGCGAGCACTGCTTCCAGAACGGTCTGATCATGCGCGCCGTCGGCGACACCATGATCATCGCTCCACCCTTTATCATCAGCCACGCGCAGGTCGATGAGCTGGTCAGCAAGGCATGGAAGTGTCTGGACCTGACCGCCCGCTCCATCGCGAGCTGA
- the lysA gene encoding diaminopimelate decarboxylase, whose product MSTLSDQQIATLAQQQGTPLWCYDAAVIRAKAAQLKQFDTVRFAQKACSNIHILSLMREIGIKVDSVSLGELERAKRAGYRLTTTEGEAEVVFTADLFDRQTLERVVADKIEVNVGSLDMLHQLGPLSPGHRVWIRVNPGFGHGHSRKTNTGGENSKHGIWHTELPQAIAAVRQYGLKLVGLHLHIGSGVDYDHLQQVGEAMIGLVKLADHDLEAISAGGGLSIPYRDSDEPVDTAHYFELWDAVRQRIADHLGHPVRLELEPGRFLVAESGVLVAEVRASKYMGSRHFTLVDAGFNELMRPAMYGSFHRISVVAGDGRDLSDAELQPTTVAGPLCESGDVFTQGAEGVVESQDLPVAAVGDLVVFHDAGAYGATMSSNYNSRRYATEYLVDGDASRVIRRRQTFEELLAAEMLD is encoded by the coding sequence ATGAGTACGCTGTCAGACCAGCAGATCGCCACCCTGGCGCAACAGCAGGGCACCCCGCTGTGGTGCTACGACGCAGCGGTGATCCGCGCCAAGGCGGCCCAGCTCAAGCAGTTCGATACCGTGCGTTTTGCCCAGAAAGCCTGCTCCAACATTCATATTCTCAGCCTGATGCGCGAGATTGGCATCAAGGTGGATTCGGTCTCGCTGGGTGAGCTGGAGCGAGCCAAACGTGCCGGTTACCGCCTGACCACCACCGAAGGGGAAGCGGAAGTGGTGTTTACTGCCGATCTGTTTGACCGCCAGACCCTGGAACGGGTGGTGGCCGATAAGATCGAAGTCAACGTCGGCTCGCTGGATATGCTGCACCAGCTTGGCCCGCTGTCGCCCGGCCACCGGGTGTGGATTCGCGTCAACCCCGGTTTTGGCCACGGCCACAGCCGCAAAACCAATACCGGCGGCGAGAACAGCAAGCACGGTATCTGGCACACCGAGCTGCCACAGGCGATTGCCGCCGTGCGTCAGTACGGCCTCAAACTGGTCGGCCTGCATCTGCATATCGGCTCCGGTGTGGACTATGACCACCTGCAGCAGGTGGGCGAGGCCATGATCGGGCTGGTCAAACTGGCGGATCACGATCTGGAAGCAATTTCCGCCGGTGGCGGCCTGTCGATCCCTTACCGTGACAGCGATGAGCCGGTCGATACCGCCCATTACTTCGAGCTGTGGGACGCCGTGCGCCAGCGTATCGCTGACCATCTGGGGCATCCGGTACGGCTGGAGCTGGAACCGGGTCGCTTCCTGGTCGCCGAGTCAGGCGTGCTGGTGGCCGAAGTGCGGGCCAGCAAATATATGGGTAGCCGTCACTTCACGCTGGTGGATGCCGGTTTTAACGAGCTGATGCGCCCGGCTATGTACGGCAGTTTCCACCGCATTTCCGTCGTGGCGGGGGATGGCCGTGACCTGAGTGACGCTGAGCTGCAACCGACCACCGTGGCCGGGCCCCTGTGTGAATCCGGTGATGTCTTTACGCAGGGTGCGGAAGGCGTAGTGGAAAGCCAGGATCTGCCCGTCGCGGCAGTGGGTGATCTGGTGGTGTTCCACGATGCCGGTGCCTATGGTGCCACCATGTCTTCCAACTACAACAGCCGCCGCTATGCCACGGAATATCTGGTGGACGGTGATGCATCACGGGTGATTCGCCGTCGTCAGACGTTTGAGGAATTGCTGGCAGCGGAAATGCTGGATTGA
- a CDS encoding HNH endonuclease, whose product MTFESWMRFRDLSESSIRKYNSAISGVISEWAIDNGIIDGPITSILSYSRFKSIALDIRKLPLYQERNTRGHNMYASALNKYEEYLQEGFDSDIETDIEAILLQDSVTTTEKATLLNTRIGQGNFRQKLISLWGGCAVTGYNDISMLVASHIKPWCKSSNTERLDRYNGLLLLPNIDKAFDAGLISFSESGNILISPQLHAPEQLGILSSMSVSLKVEHQVYMDFHRRFIFRSA is encoded by the coding sequence ATGACGTTTGAAAGCTGGATGAGGTTTCGTGATTTATCCGAATCATCCATCAGAAAATATAATAGTGCTATCAGCGGTGTTATTTCCGAGTGGGCCATAGATAACGGAATCATAGATGGCCCAATAACTTCTATTTTGAGTTATAGCCGCTTCAAGTCCATTGCTCTAGATATAAGAAAACTGCCGCTGTACCAAGAACGAAACACTCGTGGCCACAATATGTATGCCAGCGCACTCAACAAGTATGAAGAATACTTACAGGAGGGTTTTGACTCAGATATTGAGACAGATATTGAAGCAATATTGCTCCAAGATAGCGTTACTACGACAGAGAAGGCGACATTACTTAACACTAGGATAGGGCAGGGAAATTTCCGACAGAAATTGATATCACTTTGGGGTGGTTGCGCTGTAACAGGTTACAACGATATATCGATGCTAGTGGCATCACACATCAAACCTTGGTGCAAATCATCAAATACTGAAAGGCTAGACCGCTACAATGGTTTACTTCTGTTGCCTAATATCGATAAAGCATTCGATGCAGGACTCATATCCTTCAGTGAATCTGGAAACATACTCATATCTCCCCAGCTTCACGCTCCTGAGCAGTTAGGCATTCTTTCGTCAATGTCAGTGAGCTTGAAAGTAGAACATCAGGTGTACATGGACTTTCATCGCCGTTTCATCTTTCGCAGCGCCTAG